Genomic segment of Oceanibaculum indicum P24:
AGGACGGATCCTCCTGCGCCAGACGGTTCAGCGCCAGGCCCATCTTTTCCTGGTCACCCTTGGTCTTCGGCTCAACCGCGACCTCGATGACCGGCTCGGGGAATTCCATACGCTCCAGGATGACCGGCTTCAGCGGATCGCAGAGAGTGTCGCCCGTGGTGGTGCCCTTCAGTGCGGCAATCGCGACGATGTCGCCCGCACGGGCTTCCTTCACGTCTTCACGGCTATTGGCATGCATCAGCAGCATGCGGCCGACGCGCTCCCTGTCACCCTTCACAGAGTTCAGCACCGAGGTGCCGGTCTCCAGGATGCCGGAATAGACGCGCACGAAGGTCAGCGAGCCGACGAACGGGTCGGTCATGATCTTGAAGGCCAGCGCCGAGAACGGCTCGCTGTCGCTGGTCTTGCGGATGATTTCCTTCTCCGAGTCCTCGACATCCACGCCACGGACGTTCTCGACGTCGGTCGGCGCCGGCAGGAAGTCAACAACCGCGTCCAGCAACGGCTGCACGCCCTTGTTCTTGAAGGCGGTGCCGCACAGCACCGGTACGAACTTGCCGGTGATGCCACCCTTGCGGATGCACTTCTTCAGCGTATCGACGTCCGGCTCGGTGCCTTCGAGATAGGCTTCCATCGCCGCATCGTCCATCTCGACGGCGGCCTCCAGCAGAGCCATGCGGTATTCGGCCGCCTTGTCCTGCAGGTCAGCCGGGATCGCCTCATAGACGAACTCAGCACCCAGCGACTCGTCCTTCCAGCGGATGGCGCGCATCTCGACCAGGTCAACGACGCCGACGAAGTCAGCCTCGGAACCGATCGGCAGCTGCAGCACCATCGGCTTCGCGCCGAGGCGGTCAACGATCATGTCCACGCAGCGATAGAAGTCCGCACCCGTGCGGTCCATCTTGTTCACGAAGCAGATGCGCGGAACCTTGTACTTGTCGGCCTGACGCCACACCGTCTCGGACTGCGGCTCCACACCGGCAACACCGTCGAACACGGCAACCGCACCGTCCAGCACACGCAGCGAACGCTCGACCTCAATGGTGAAGTCGACGTGGCCCGGCGTGTCGATGATGTTGATGCGGTGGTCGCGCCACTGGCAGGTGGTCGCCGCCGAGGTGATGGTGATGCCGCGCTCCTGCTCCTGCTCCATCCAGTCCATCGTGGCAGCGCCATCATGGACTTCGCCGATCTTGTGGGAACGGCCGGTGTAGTAGAGAACGCGCTCGGTCGTCGTCGTCTTGCCGGCATCAATGTGCGCCATGATGCCGATGTTGCGATAACGCTCGAGGGGTGTGGTCCTGGGCATAGTGTGGCTCCGGTCCGATCCGTCTTCTTACCAGCGGTAATGGGAGAAGGCGCGGTTCGCCTCCGCCATGCGGTGGGTGTCTTCACGCTTCTTCACGGCACCGCCGCGATTGCCGGCGGCATCCATCAGCTCAGACGACAGACGGTCAGTCATGGTCGTCTCCGAACGCTTGCGCGAGCTGTCGATGAGCCAGCGGATCGCCAGCGCCTGGGCGCGGTCGTAGCGGACTTCGACCGGCACCTGATAGGTGGCGCCACCGACACGGCGGGAACGCACCTCAAGGGCCGGCTTCACATTGTCCAGCGCCTCGTGGAAGACCTTCAGCGGATCCTGACCGCTGCGCTTCTCGATACGCTCGAACGCGCCGTAGATGATCTTCTCGGCGGCCGACTTCTTGCCGTCGTACATCAGGCTGTTCATAAACTTCGTCAGCACCTGATCGCCGTACCGGGGATCGGGCAGAACCTCACGCTTCTCTGCGCTATGACGACGTGACATTGACGAGGCTCCTTACTTCGGCCGCTTCGCGCCGTACTTCGAACGGCGCTGACGACGATCCTTCACACCCTGGGTATCCAGCGTGCCGCGGATGATGTGATAGCGAACGCCGGGAAGGTCCTTCACACGGCCGCCGCGGATCATCACCACGGAATGTTCCTGCAGATTGTGGCCTTCACCCGGGATGTAGCTGGTCACTTCAAACCCGTTGGTGAGACGCACGCGCGCGACCTTACGAAGCGCCGAGTTCGGCTTCTTCGGAGTGGTCGTATAGACGCGCGTGCAGACGCCGCGCTTCTGCGGGCAGGCCTCGAGGGCCGGCACTTTGTTTCGCGCAAGCTGCTGCTCGCGCGGCTTGCGGATGAGCTGGTTGATCGTCGGCATACAGTCGTTTCCCTGCGACCTTTTTAACAAAAACCGTAACCATCGCCGAAAAGGCGAAACGTCACCTTTCGGAACCGTGGTTCCGGCCGGTGGCTCTGGATACTGTGTCGAACCAAAATATCTTCCGTACCCGGTCTTAGGACTGACGCCCGGACGAACCGTGACACCGTATCCTTGAACCGGAGCGGACTGCGTTTAGACCGTGAAGCCTACCGCCAGCCCCCGCTAAGGTGGGCGGATACTATTGAAGCGCCCCCCTAGCGTCAAGCAAAACCGCGAAAAGAATCGCGCATTGCCCGCCGGGTAACAAAACCGGGCCTCCCGGCAGTGAATACGAAAGATTCGTATTCTGCCGAGGGGCCCGGCTTCAGATCATTAGCCGGTCAGGTCACCCCGACCGGCCCTGATCATCACGCGACCGAGGCGTCCGGCGTATCCCCGGCGGGGACCAGCGGAGTCTCCGTCGCGGTGCTGCCCATGGCATCCCGGTCGCGGTCGGCGGCGATCCGGCGGATGCGGTTCATGAAGGCACCGGTACCGGCCGGGATCAGTCGGCCGACGATGACGTTTTCCTTCAGGCCATCCAGCGAGTCGATCTTGCCGTTCACGGCGGCATCGGTCAGCACGCGGGTGGTCTCCTGGAACGAGGCGGCGGAGACGAAGGACTTGGTCTGCAGCGAGGCCTTGGTGATGCCCTGCAGGACCGGCGTCGCCACGGCCGGACGGCCATCCTCGGCGAGCGCCTTCTCGTTCTCCACCTCGAACTCGCTGCGGTCGATCAGCTCGCCGACCAGCAGCGTGGTGTCGCCCGGCTCCTGCACCTCGACCTTCTGCAGCATCTGGCGCGAGATCACCTCGATATGCTTGTCGTTGATCTTCACGCCCTGCAGTCGATAGACCTCCTGGATCTCGTTCACGAGATAGGCGGCCAGCGCCTCCACACCCATGATCGACAGGATGTCGTGCGGCACCGGATTGCCGTCCATCAGCAGATCGCCGCGCTGCACGAAGTCGCCCTCGTGCACGGAGATGTGCTTGCCCTTCGGGATCAGGTACTCGCGGGGCTGTTCGCCCTCCTCGGCCGGCGCCACGATGATGCGGCGCTTGTTCTTGTAGTCCTTGCCGAACTCGACCCGGCCGTCGATCTCGCTGATGATGGCGAAATCCTTCGGACGCCGCGCCTCGAACAGTTCCGCCACACGCGGCAGACCGCCGGTGATGTCGCGGGTCTTCGAGCTTTCGCGCGGGATGCGGGCCAGCACGTCGCCCGGGCGGACCCGGGAGCCGTTCTCGACCGACAGGATCGCGTCCACGGCCATGAAGTAGCGGGCTTCCAGACCATTGGCCAGCTGCACCACCTCGCCCTTGTCGTCGCGCAGGGTGATGCGCGGCTTCAGGTCGTTGCCGCGCGGCTGCTGCTTCCAGTCAACCACCACCTTCGAGGAAATGCCCGTCGCCTCGTCGGTGACCTCACGCATGGAGAGGCCCTCGATCAGGTCGACGTAATTGGCGATGCCTTCCTTCTCGGTGATGATCGGCAGCGTATAGGGGTCCCACTCCGCCAGGCGCTGACCGCGCGCGACAGTTGCCCCTTCATCGGCCAGCAGCTTGGCGCCGTACGGCACGCGATGGCGGGCCTTCTCGCGGTTCTGCTCGTCGAACAGCACCACCTCGGTATTCCGGGCCATGACCACGGGGATACCATCGGAGTTCACCACCACATTGCGGTTGGCGATCTTCACCGTGCCGTCGATGGTCGCTTCCACGCTCGACTGCTCGGCACCACGCTGGGCGGCACCGCCGATGTGGAAGGTACGCATGGTCAGCTGGGTACCCGGCTCGCCGATCGACTGCGCGGCGATGACGCCGACAGCCTCGCCGATATTCACCGCGGTACCACGCGCCAGATCGCGGCCATAGCACTTGCCACAGATGCCGATGCGGGTCTCGCAGGTCAGCGGGGAGCGGATGCGAACCTGGTCAATGCCGGCCTGGTCGATCAGATCGACCTCGGCTTCGGTGATGATCTCGCCCTGCTTCACCAGCATCTCGCCGGTCAGCGGGTGGACGATATCCTCCAGCGCCGTGCGGCCCAGCACACGCTCGGCCAGCGGCGAGATAACCTCGCCGCCATCGACGACCGCGCGCAGCGTGATGCCGTTCTCGGTGCCGCAATCCTCCTCGATGACGATGCAGTCCTGCGCAACGTCAACCAGGCGGCGGGTCAGGTAACCGGAGTTCGCCGTCTTCAGCGCGGTATCGGCCAGACCCTTACGGGCGCCGTGGGTGGAGTTGAAGTACTCCAGCACGGTCAGGCCTTCCTTGAAGTTCGAGATGATCGGCGTCTCGATGATCTCGCCCGACGGCTTGGCCATCAGGCCGCGCATGCCGGCCAGCTGCTTGATCTGCGCGGCGGAGCCACGGGCACCGGAGTGCGCCATCATCCAGACCGAGTTGACATAGCCATCCGCCGCGGCGGTGGACATCTTCTTCATCATCTCGTCGGCCACCTTGTCGGTGCAGCCCGACCAGACGTCGATCACCTTGTTGTACTTCTCGCCCTGGGTGATCAGGCCGTCCATGTACTGCTGCTCGAACTCCTTGACCTTGTCCTGGGCTTCCTCGATCAGCTTCTGCTTCGCCTCGGGGATGATCAGGTCGTCCTTGCCGAAGGAGATGCCGGCACGGCAGGCCTGGCCGAAGCCCAGAGCCATCAGCCGGTCGGCGAAGATCACCGTCTCCTTCTGACCGCAATGGCGGTAGACGATGTCGATGACGTTGGAGATTTCCTTCTTGGTCAGCAGGCGGTTGACCAGCTCGAACGGCACGTTCTTGTGCTTCGGCAGGATCTGCGCCAGCAGCATGCGGCCCGGCGTGGTCTCGACCAGCTTGGTGACCGGCGTGCCCTCGGCATCGACCGTCTCCAGGCGTGCCTTGATCTTGGCCTGCAGGCTCACCGAACCGGTGGCCAGCGCATGCTCGATCTCGCCGATGTTCGAGAACACCATGCCCTCGCCCTTCACGCCGGCACGTTCCAGCGTGATGTAGTACAGACCCAGGATGATGTCCTGGCTGGGCACGATGATCGGCTTGCCGTTGGCCGGCGAGAGGATGTTGTTCGTGCTCATCATCAGCACGCGCGCCTCAAGCTGCGCCTCCAGCGACAGCGGCACATGAACCGCCATCTGGTCGCCGTCGAAGTCGGCGTTGAAGGCGGTACAGACCAGCGGGTGCAGCTGGATCGCCTTGCCCTCGATCAGCACCGGCTCGAAGGCCTGGATGCCGAGGCGGTGAAGTGTCGGCGCACGGTTCAGCAGCACCGGATGCTCGCGGATCACCTCTTCCAGGATGTCCCAGACTTCCGGACGCTCCTTCTCGACCATGCGCTTGGCAGCCTTCAGCGTCGAGGCCAGGCCGTACAGCTCCAGCTTCGAGTAGATGAAGGGCTTGAACAGCTCCAGCGCCATCTTCTTCGGCAGGCCGCACTGATGCAGCTTCAGCTCCGGGCCGACCACGATGACCGAACGGCCAGAGTAATCGACGCGCTTGCCGAGCAGGTTCTGGCGGAAGCGGCCCTGCTTGCCCTTCAGCATGTCGCTGAGCGACTTCAGCGGGCGCTTGTTGGTGCCGGTGATGACACGGCCGCGGCGGCCATTGTCGAACAGCGCGTCAACCGCCTCCTGCAGCATGCGCTTCTCGTTGCGCACGATGATATCCGGCGCGCGCAGCTCGATCAGACGCTTCAGGCGGTTGTTACGGTTGATGACGCGGCGGTACAGGTCGTTCAGGTCCGACGTCGCGAAGCGGCCGCCATCCAGCGGGACCAGCGGGCGCAGCTCTGGCGGGATGACCGGGATGACGTCCATGATCATGTAGTCGGGGCGGGTGTCCGACGCCAGGAAGGCATCGACCAGCTTCAGCCGCTTCACCAGCTTCTTGCGCTTCGCCTCGGAGGTGGTCTCCTTCAGCTCGACGCGCATGCGGGTGCGCTCTTCCTCGAGGTCGATCTTGGACAGGATCGCCTTGATCGCCTCGGCGCCGATGGCGGCCTCGAAGGCCTCCTCGCCGAACTCGTCCTGGTACTTGAAGAACTCTTCCTCGCTCAGCAGCTGGTGCAGCTTCAGCGGGGTCAGGCCCGGCTCGATGACGACGTAATTCTCGAAATACAGCACGCGCTCAAGATCCTTGAGCGTCATGTCCATCATCAGGCCGATGCGGCTGGGCAGCGACTTCAGGAACCAGATATGGGCGACCGGCGAGGCCAGCTCGATATGGCCCATGCGCTCGCGCCGGACCCGCGACAGGGTGACCTCGACGCCGCACTTCTCGCAGGTGATGCCCTTGTACTTCATGCGCTTGTACTTGCCGCACAAGCATTCGTAATCCTTCACCGGGCCGAAGATGCGGGCGCAGAACAGGCCGTCGCGCTCCGGCTTGAAGGTACGGTAGTTGATCGTCTCCGGCTTCTTGATCTCGCCGAAGGACCAGGAGCGGATCTGCTCCGGGCTGGCGATCGAGATACGGATTTCGTCAAAGCTCTGCGGGCCGGTGTCCTGGCCGAAAATCTTCATGAGCTCGTTCATGCCACGCTCTCCCCGGTGGGTGCGGTGAAAATAGGGGCAGCAGGCGCCTTAGGCGCGCTGCTGCTGCAGTTCGACGTTGAGACCCAGGCTCTTCAGTTCCTTCACCAGCACGTTGAAGGATTCCGGGATGCCCGCCTCGAAATTGTCGTCGCCCTTGACGATCGCTTCATAGACCTTGGTACGGCCGGCCACGTCGTCCGACTTCACGGTCAGCATCTCCTGCAGCGTGTAGGCGGCACCGTAGGCTTCCAGCGCCCAGACCTCCATTTCGCCGAAGCGCTGGCCGCCGAACTGCGCCTTGCCGCCCAGCGGCTGCTGGGTGACCAGGCTGTACGGGCCGATGGAACGGGCGTGGATCTTGTCGTCCACCAGATGATGCAGCTTCAGCATGTAGATGAAGCCGACGGTCACCTTGCGGTCGAACGCCTCGCCGGTACGGCCGTCATACAGCACCACCTGGCCCGACCGGTCGAGACCGGCACGCTCCAGCATGGCCACGATGTCGTCCTCGCGGGCACCGTCGAAGACCGGCGTGGCAACGGGCACGCCGTTGCGCAGATTGCCGGCCATCTCCAGCACCTGATCGTCGTCGAGTTCGGCGATCGCGGCGTACTCTTCCTTATTGTAGATGTCGGCAAGCTTCTCGCGGATTGCAACCGCTTGCTTCTTGGTGTCGCCATTGGCACGGGCGGCAGCGCGGTAGTCTTCCACCATCTGCCCGATCTGCCGGCCGATGCCGTTCGAGGCCCAGCCCAGATGGGTTTCCAGAATCTGCCCGACATTCATGCGCGACGGCACGCCTAGCGGGTTCAGCACCAGATCGACCGGGGTGCCGTTCTCGTCATACGGCATGTCCTCGATCGGCATGATGCGCGACACGACACCCTTGTTGCCGTGACGGCCGGCCATCTTGTCGCCCGGCTGCAGCTTGCGCTTCACCGCGATGAAGACCTTGACCATCTTCATCACGCCCGGCGGCAGCTCGTCGCCGCGCTGCAGCTTTTCGACCTTGTTCTCGAAGCGCGCCTGCAGGACGCCGACCGCCTCGTCGAACTGGGTCTTCATCGCCTCGACATCGTCCATGATGGCCGCATCATCGACGGTGATCTGGCGCCACTGGCCCGGCGTGTAGCCGGCCAGCACCTCATCGCTCAGCACGGTGCCGGACTTCAGCCCCTTCGGACCGCCGCTGGCCTTCTTGCCCAGCAGCATTTCCTTCAGGCGGGTGTTGAAGCTGCGCTCCAGGATCGCGCGCTCGGCGTCGCGGTCCTTCGCCAGATGCTCGATCTCGGCCCTCTCGATGGCCAGCGCACGCTCGTCCTTGTCCACGCCGCGGCGCGAGAACACCCGCACCTCGACGACGGTACCGGTCACGCCCGGCGGCACGCGCAGCGAGGTGTCGCGCACGTCGGAGGCCTTTTCGCCGAAGATCGCGCGCAGCAGCTTCTCTTCCGGGGTCATCGGCGATTCGCCCTTCGGCGTCACCTTGCCCACCAGAATGTCGCCGGCATTCACCTCGGCACCGATATAGACGATGCCCGCCTCGTCGAGGTTCTTCAGCGCTTCCTCACCAACGTTCGGAATATCGCGGCTGATTTCCTCCTGGCCCAGCTTGGTGTCGCGGGCCATGACCTCGAATTCCTCGATATGGATCGAGGTGAAGACGTCATCGCGGGCGATACGCTCCGAGATCAGGATCGAGTCCTCGAAGTTGTAGCCGTTCCAGGGCATGAAGGCGACGAGCACATTGCGGCCCAGCGCCAGCTCACCCAGTTCGGTCGAGGGACCGTCGGCGATGATGTCGCCCTTCTTCACCACATCGCCCTTGCTGACCAGCGGCCGCTGGGTGATGCAGGTGTTCTGGTTGGAACGCTGGAACTTCAGCAGGTTGTAGATATCGACACCCGACGCCGCGGCCGAGGTCTCCTCGGTCGCCCGGATCACGATGCGGGTGGCGTCCACCTGATCGACGATGCCGGCGCGGCGCGCACCGATGGCAACACCCGAATCGCGCGCCACGGTGCCTTCCATGCCGGTGCCGACCAGCGGCGCCTCGGCACGCAGCAACGGCACCGCCTGACGCTGCATGTTGGAGCCCATCAGCGCGCGGTTCGCGTCGTCATTCTCCAGGAACGGGATCAGCGCGGCCGCGACCGAGACCAGCTGCTTCGGCGACACGTCCATCAGGTCGATGTCTTCCGGGCGGCCCAGCGTGAAATCGCTGGCCCGGCGCACCGACACGAGGTCGGACACGAAGCGGCCATTCTCGTCCAGCTCGGCATTGGCCTGGGCAACCGTGTACTTGCCCTCCTCCATCGCCGACATATAGACGACCTCGTCGGTGACGACGCCGTCCTTCACCTTGCGATAGGGCGCCTCAATGAAGCCGTACTGGTTTACCCGGGCATAGGTCGCCAGGCTGTTGATGAGACCGATATTCGGGCCTTCCGGCGTCTCGATCGGGCAGATACGGCCGTAATGCGTCGGGTGCACGTCGCGCACCTCGAAGCCGGCACGCTCACGCGTCAGACCGCCCGGCCCAAGCGCCGACAGGCGGCGCTTGTGGGTGATCTCCGACAGCGGGTTGGTCTGGTCCATGAACTGCGAGAGCTGCGAGGAGCCGAAGAACTCGCGCACCGCCGCCGCCGCCGGCTTGGCGTTGATCAGGTCATGCGGCATCACGGTGTCGATCTCGACCGAGCTCATGCGCTCGCGGATCGCGCGCTCCATGCGCAGCAGGCCGATGCGGTACTGATTCTCCATCAGCTCGCCGACCGAGCGCACGCGGCGGTTGCCCAGATGATCGATATCGTCGATCTCACCGCGGCCGTCCTTCAGCTCGACCAGAGTCTTCAGGATGGCGAGGATGTCTTCCTTGCGCAGCACGCGCAGCTGGTCGTCGGTCTTCTGGTCCAGGCGGGCATTCATCTTCACCCGGCCGACCGCCGACAGATCATAGCGCTCGGAATCGAAGAACAGGCCGTGGAACAGCGCCTCGGCGGTTTCCAGCGTCGGCGGCTCGCCCGGGCGCATGACGCGGTAGATGTCGATCAGCGCGTCCTCGCGGGTGTTGTTCTTGTCGGCCGCCAGCGTGTTGCGCATGTAAGCGCCGACCGTCACATGGTCGATGTCCAACACCGGAATCTCGGTGATGTTGGCCTCGACCAGGCCGCCGATCAGGTCCGCCGTCAGTTCGTCGCCCGCCTCGATATAGACCTCGCCGGTCTCCTCGTTGATGAGGTCGGCGGCAACGAACCGGCCGACCATCGCCTCGGCGGTGACGAACACCTCGTCCAGGCCCTCTTCCTGCAGCTTGCGGCCCAGGCGCGGGGTCATCTTGGTGCCGGCCTCGGCCATCACCTTGCCGGTGGCGGCGTCGATCAGGTCGTCGATCAGCTTCACGCCGCGCATCGCCTCGGGACGGAAGGCGGTCTTCCAGCCCTTGCCGGCCTGGCTATAGGTGATGGTGTTGTAGAAGGCGGAGAGAACCTCCTCCTTGCTCATGCCGGTGACGCGGCTGCGGTCAACCTCGACGCCTTCGGCCTCGCACTGCTTCACATACTCCTCGCCTTCCTTGCCGATCAGGGCGAACAGCAGGGTGGTGGCGGGCAGCTTGCGGCGGCGGTCGATACGCACATAGACGAGGTCCTTGGCGTCGAACTCGAAGTCCAGCCAGGAGCCGCGATAGGGGATGACGCGCGCGGCGAACAGGTACTTGCCCGAAGAGTGGGTCTTGCCCTTGTCATGGTCGAAGAACACGCCCGGCGAGCGATGCATCTGCGAGACGATCACGCGCTCGGTACCATTCACGATGAAGGTACCATTCGCGGTCATGAGCGGCATATCGCCCATGTACACGTCCTGCTCCTTGATGTCGCGGATCGACTTGGAGCCGGTGTCCTCGTCAATGTCCCACACGACCAGGCGCAGCGTGACCTTCAGCGGGGCGGCATAGGTGATGCCGCGCTGCTGGCATTCGTCGGTGTCGTACTTCGGCTCCTCGAACTCGTACTTCACGAATTCGAGCATCGAACGCTCGGAGAAGTCCTTGATCGGGAAAACCGACTTGAACACTTCCTGCAAGCCCGCGGTGGGGCGCGTCTCCGGCTTCGCGTCCATCTGCAGGAAGGCATCGTAGGACGCCTTCTGCACCTCGATGAGGTTGGGCATGGGCGCCACTTCCGGGATACGGCCGAAGGATTTACGGATTCGCTTACGACCGGTAAAGGAAAGAGCCATTGTTGCCCCTCTGAGCGAAATGGTTGCAACCAAGCGAGAACCGGACCTGCCGGTCTTCGCCGCGACGCCCGCCGCACGGCGTGCAGCATGACGTCCCTATCTGCCTCGTCCGCCGGACCGGCGGGAAATCCCTTAGTCCGGCTGACGACACACGCCGTTTTCCTGATGCCCTGTCGGGAAGCCCCTGTTAGGTGGCCCCCAGGAAAACGGCCTATGCCGCCGAAAACGCAAAAACAGCCGTGCCGGCGGCGGGAAGACCCCGCCGCCGGACGACCGAAACAACCGACAGAGTCGGCAATTTACTTGATCTCGACAGTGGCACCAGCCTCTTCGAGCTGCTTCTTGATCTTGTCGGCCTCTTCCTTGTTCGCGCCTTCCTTGACGGTCTTCGGCGCGCCCTCGACGAGGTCCTTGGCTTCCTTGAGGCCCAGACCGGTGATCGCACGGACTTCCTTGATCACGTTGATCTTCTTGTCACCCGCGCTGGCGAGGATGACGTCGAAGTCGGTCTTCTCTTCAGCAGCCTCAGCAGCGCCACCAGCGGCGCCACCGGCGACCGCAGCCACGGCGACCGGCGCCGCGGCGGAGACGCCCCACTTCTCTTCCAGCATCTTGGCCAGCTCGGCAGCCTCGATGACGGTCAGGCTGGACAGGTCTTCAGCCAGCTTGTTCAGATCGGCCATTTCATACTCTCCTAAGCTTGAACTTCAGTAATCGTTGTAGAAAGGACGGTTTGCACCGTCTTAACCCTGTTGGGCCTTGGCGTTGAGCACGCGGGCAAGCTGAGCCGCGGGCGCCTGGACGACGCCAGCCAGCTTGGTCGCCGGGGCCTGCAGCAGGCCGACGATCTTGCCGCGCAGCTCGTCCAGCGACGGCAGGGTGGCCAGATTCTTGATGCCATCGACATCGAGCATCTGGTTCCCGAACGCGCCGCCCACGATGGTCAGCTTGTCGTTCGCCTTGGCGAAATCGACAGCCACCTTCGCCACTGCCACCGGGTCTGCCGACGTGCTGATAGCCGTCGGGCCGGTGAACAGCGCATCGAGCTGCTCAAATTGCGTGCCCTTCAGGGCGAGACGTGCCAACCGGTTCTTCGTGACCTTGTAGCGCGCGCCGGCCTTCCGCATCTTGGCGCGAAGGTCCGACACTTCGGCGACGGTGAGGCCCGACTGACGGGTCACCACGACGATGGCGGTTTCGCTCAAGGTACGGTTCAACTCGCCGACCAGCACTTCCTTTTCGGTACGGTTCAACGGTCGTCTCCGCTCTGATCCGCCGCGACACGTCCCCGAAGGAACGGGTGTTGGCGGATGGTTCACTCAAGGTCCGGACAAAGCCGGACCCGGCTTGTCTGTCCTGAAGTTCAAGCCGTTCGAAAACGGTCTCTCCCCCCATCTATGCAGGATCTGATTAAGCCTCCCGGTTGCCCGGTCGGCGCCTGCAGTCTCGGACAGGTCGGCAGCGGGCGAGCCCGCCGCCTTTACCGCCCGGCCGAAGCCGGACGGAAACGCTTTATACCGCCGGCTTACGCCGAGACGGTGGCCACATCCAGCTTCAGGCCCGGCCCCATGGTGGAGCTGAGCGAGATCTTCTTGATGTAGGTGCCCTTGGCGCCCGCCGGCTTCGCCCGGCTGACCGCGCCGACGAAAGCCTTCAGGTTCTCCAGCAGCGCCTCCTCGGAGAAGCTGACCTTGCCGATGCCGGCATGGATGATGCCCGCCTTCTCGACACGGAACTCCACCTGGCCACCCTTCGCTGCCTTCACCGCCTCGCCGACATTCGGCGTGACCGTGCCCAGCTTCGGGTTCGGCATCAGGCCGCGCGGACCCAGCACGCGGCCGAGCTTGCCAACCACCACCATCATGTCCGGCGTGGCGATCACGCGGTCGAAATTCATCTCACCGGCCTGGACCTTC
This window contains:
- the rpoB gene encoding DNA-directed RNA polymerase subunit beta; amino-acid sequence: MALSFTGRKRIRKSFGRIPEVAPMPNLIEVQKASYDAFLQMDAKPETRPTAGLQEVFKSVFPIKDFSERSMLEFVKYEFEEPKYDTDECQQRGITYAAPLKVTLRLVVWDIDEDTGSKSIRDIKEQDVYMGDMPLMTANGTFIVNGTERVIVSQMHRSPGVFFDHDKGKTHSSGKYLFAARVIPYRGSWLDFEFDAKDLVYVRIDRRRKLPATTLLFALIGKEGEEYVKQCEAEGVEVDRSRVTGMSKEEVLSAFYNTITYSQAGKGWKTAFRPEAMRGVKLIDDLIDAATGKVMAEAGTKMTPRLGRKLQEEGLDEVFVTAEAMVGRFVAADLINEETGEVYIEAGDELTADLIGGLVEANITEIPVLDIDHVTVGAYMRNTLAADKNNTREDALIDIYRVMRPGEPPTLETAEALFHGLFFDSERYDLSAVGRVKMNARLDQKTDDQLRVLRKEDILAILKTLVELKDGRGEIDDIDHLGNRRVRSVGELMENQYRIGLLRMERAIRERMSSVEIDTVMPHDLINAKPAAAAVREFFGSSQLSQFMDQTNPLSEITHKRRLSALGPGGLTRERAGFEVRDVHPTHYGRICPIETPEGPNIGLINSLATYARVNQYGFIEAPYRKVKDGVVTDEVVYMSAMEEGKYTVAQANAELDENGRFVSDLVSVRRASDFTLGRPEDIDLMDVSPKQLVSVAAALIPFLENDDANRALMGSNMQRQAVPLLRAEAPLVGTGMEGTVARDSGVAIGARRAGIVDQVDATRIVIRATEETSAAASGVDIYNLLKFQRSNQNTCITQRPLVSKGDVVKKGDIIADGPSTELGELALGRNVLVAFMPWNGYNFEDSILISERIARDDVFTSIHIEEFEVMARDTKLGQEEISRDIPNVGEEALKNLDEAGIVYIGAEVNAGDILVGKVTPKGESPMTPEEKLLRAIFGEKASDVRDTSLRVPPGVTGTVVEVRVFSRRGVDKDERALAIERAEIEHLAKDRDAERAILERSFNTRLKEMLLGKKASGGPKGLKSGTVLSDEVLAGYTPGQWRQITVDDAAIMDDVEAMKTQFDEAVGVLQARFENKVEKLQRGDELPPGVMKMVKVFIAVKRKLQPGDKMAGRHGNKGVVSRIMPIEDMPYDENGTPVDLVLNPLGVPSRMNVGQILETHLGWASNGIGRQIGQMVEDYRAAARANGDTKKQAVAIREKLADIYNKEEYAAIAELDDDQVLEMAGNLRNGVPVATPVFDGAREDDIVAMLERAGLDRSGQVVLYDGRTGEAFDRKVTVGFIYMLKLHHLVDDKIHARSIGPYSLVTQQPLGGKAQFGGQRFGEMEVWALEAYGAAYTLQEMLTVKSDDVAGRTKVYEAIVKGDDNFEAGIPESFNVLVKELKSLGLNVELQQQRA
- the rplL gene encoding 50S ribosomal protein L7/L12; this translates as MADLNKLAEDLSSLTVIEAAELAKMLEEKWGVSAAAPVAVAAVAGGAAGGAAEAAEEKTDFDVILASAGDKKINVIKEVRAITGLGLKEAKDLVEGAPKTVKEGANKEEADKIKKQLEEAGATVEIK
- the rplJ gene encoding 50S ribosomal protein L10, with amino-acid sequence MNRTEKEVLVGELNRTLSETAIVVVTRQSGLTVAEVSDLRAKMRKAGARYKVTKNRLARLALKGTQFEQLDALFTGPTAISTSADPVAVAKVAVDFAKANDKLTIVGGAFGNQMLDVDGIKNLATLPSLDELRGKIVGLLQAPATKLAGVVQAPAAQLARVLNAKAQQG
- the rplA gene encoding 50S ribosomal protein L1 → MAKQAKRMAAAYEGVDRLKAYDAAEALKLIKGASSAKFDETVEVAMNLGVDPRHADQMVRGMISLPNGTGKSVRVAVFAKGDKAEEARAAGADIVGDDDLAEKVQAGEMNFDRVIATPDMMVVVGKLGRVLGPRGLMPNPKLGTVTPNVGEAVKAAKGGQVEFRVEKAGIIHAGIGKVSFSEEALLENLKAFVGAVSRAKPAGAKGTYIKKISLSSTMGPGLKLDVATVSA